In a single window of the Rhopalosiphum padi isolate XX-2018 chromosome 1, ASM2088224v1, whole genome shotgun sequence genome:
- the LOC132917713 gene encoding uncharacterized protein LOC132917713 codes for MNIDIDLSHSTTDHANVPVSANTTYTADISNTIINYDSNDIQSLRNSEQLNKFFSADYNGPFTTIAVHSDINLKIDHWHPLKYAKIFSTNFIGINNIKPIGHKKIKITFNTKVSANNFLTSPLLANIGFTAYIPSTLIYSFGIIRVDSSLTEEDFWEGLDNTVRAIAFKRISIKKDNVLTPTRVVEIKFLSPKIPDAVSIYNVIFKISPSVRSPIQCNNCLRFGHTAKFCRSKSKCSHCGLNDHSLTTCPSINATDPVCIFCKLPHLSTDRNCQEWSFQRDVKKIMATENLPFREAVSLKKNNYSSSAFSYSNIVNKQSVLNPSHQVPDTSTNSFPPLTSQSHYHHTPHRKYNNHSSHSKQKQFHVPNQSNFSLPNGHFIDYASKNRSQDPKPPQFDLTWVNAFCIKLSESLSNSPSLSPLSPSSLQNLIESSLMSCLSIPKISVISSNGQYSTMECS; via the coding sequence atgaatatagatatagatttatCGCATTCTACAACCGATCACGCTAATGTTCCCGTTTCCGCAAATACAACATACACCGCTGATATTTCAAacactattataaattacgatTCCAACGATATACAGTCCTTACGTAATTCCGaacaacttaataaatttttctCCGCGGATTATAACGGTCCGTTCACTACCATTGCGGTACATTCAGATATCAACCTAAAAATTGATCACTGGCACccgttaaaatatgcaaaaattttTTCCACCAATTTCATTGGCATCAACAACATCAAACCAATtggtcataaaaaaatcaaaatcacctTCAATACTAAAGTTTCAGCCAACAACTTTCTCACCTCCCCTCTACTCGCAAACATTGGATTTACAGCATATATTCCATCTACGCTTATCTACTCTTTCGGAATTATCAGAGTCGATAGTTCCCTAACCGAAGAAGATTTCTGGGAAGGACTTGATAACACAGTCCGCGCTATTGCCTTCAAACGCATTTCAATCAAAAAGGATAATGTCCTAACGCCTACTCGTGTTgtggaaataaaatttttatcccCCAAAATCCCAGATGCCGTATCAATTTACAacgtcattttcaaaatttctcCTAGCGTCCGTTCTCCCATACAGTGCAATAACTGTTTGCGATTTGGCCACACGGCTAAATTCTGTCGCAGTAAATCCAAATGCAGCCACTGTGGCTTAAATGACCATTCATTAACTACTTGCCCTTCAATCAACGCAACAGATCCAGTTTGCATCTTCTGTAAACTCCCCCACCTCTCCACTGACCGGAATTGCCAAGAGTGGTCATTCCAAAGGGATGTTAAGAAAATTATGGCTACGGAAAACTTACCCTTCCGCGAAGCAGTCTCtctcaagaaaaataattactccTCAAGTGCATTTAgctattcaaatattgttaataaacagTCTGTGTTAAATCCTTCTCATCAAGTTCCGGATACCTCCACTAACTCTTTCCCCCCGTTAACCTCTCAATCACATTACCACCATACACCTCATAGGAAGTATAACAATCATTCTTCTCActctaaacaaaaacaatttcacGTTCCCAACCAATCTAATTTTTCCCTACCAAATGGGCACTTCATAGATTATGCTAGTAAAAATCGGTCCCAGGATCCCAAACCTCCTCAATTTGACCTAACCTGGGTCAATGCCTTCTGCATCAAACTCTCCGAATCCTTATCCAACTCCCCTAGCCTCTCTCCCTTATCTCCCTCTTCCCTTCAAAACTTAATTGAATCATCCCTTATGTCTTGTCTCTCGATTCCAAAAATCTCCGTTATTTCTTCTAATGGTCAATATTCTACAATGGAATGTTCGTAG